A single window of Actinoallomurus bryophytorum DNA harbors:
- a CDS encoding FAD-dependent oxidoreductase — protein MNRDHAVVIGGSLAGLLAVRVLLDHFDRVTLVERDRFPAGAAFRPGIPQSRHLHVLWTRGMELMEDLFPGLEETLIHAGAVELKVPADALWLTSAGWRTRFDLARLLTFSRPLLDWAVRARLAASPSLDVLEGNEVTGLLPRGADVAGVALRSGEAMAADLVVDATGRGSRAPAWLGTLGYPAPPETLVDPLLGYASRYYAIPPGFDPGWKALYLQADPPATRRTGGLFPQEGGRWICSLSGAGGDYGPTGEDAFLEFAKGLRDPVLYETIRDAEPLSPICGFRRTANHRRHYERLPAWPRGFVVMGDAACAFNPIYGQGMSVAAISALELDRCLRDEPDGLERRFQRRVARSASGAWLIATGEDLRYRETEAAPTRLRTRLINSYVDRVVATANVNPRVCASLLEVIALSSPPASLFSPAVLARVTANRLRSP, from the coding sequence ATGAACCGCGACCACGCCGTCGTCATCGGCGGCAGCCTGGCCGGGCTCCTCGCCGTCCGCGTGCTCCTCGACCACTTCGACCGCGTGACGCTGGTCGAGCGCGACCGGTTCCCGGCCGGTGCGGCGTTCCGTCCGGGCATCCCCCAGTCCCGGCACCTGCACGTGCTCTGGACCCGGGGCATGGAGCTCATGGAGGACCTCTTCCCGGGCCTGGAGGAGACCCTCATCCACGCCGGAGCGGTGGAGCTCAAGGTGCCGGCCGACGCGCTGTGGCTGACGTCCGCCGGCTGGCGCACGCGTTTCGACCTCGCACGGCTGCTGACGTTCAGCCGCCCTCTGCTGGACTGGGCCGTACGTGCGCGGCTGGCCGCCTCCCCGTCGCTGGACGTGCTGGAGGGCAACGAGGTGACCGGTCTCCTGCCACGGGGCGCCGACGTGGCCGGAGTCGCGCTCCGTTCGGGCGAGGCGATGGCGGCCGACCTGGTCGTGGACGCCACCGGCCGGGGATCGCGGGCACCGGCGTGGCTGGGCACTCTCGGCTATCCGGCGCCACCGGAGACGCTGGTGGACCCGCTCCTGGGGTACGCGAGCCGCTACTACGCCATCCCGCCCGGCTTCGATCCCGGCTGGAAGGCGCTCTACCTGCAGGCGGACCCTCCGGCGACCCGCCGTACGGGCGGCCTGTTCCCCCAGGAGGGCGGACGCTGGATCTGCAGCCTGTCCGGGGCCGGCGGCGACTACGGCCCGACGGGAGAGGACGCCTTCCTGGAGTTCGCCAAGGGGCTGCGGGACCCAGTGCTGTACGAGACCATCCGCGACGCGGAGCCGCTGAGCCCGATCTGCGGCTTCCGCCGTACCGCGAACCACCGGCGGCACTACGAGCGCCTGCCCGCGTGGCCGCGCGGCTTCGTCGTCATGGGCGACGCGGCGTGCGCCTTCAACCCGATCTACGGACAGGGCATGAGCGTCGCCGCGATCTCCGCGCTGGAGCTGGACCGCTGCCTGCGGGACGAGCCGGACGGCCTCGAACGCCGGTTCCAGCGACGGGTCGCGCGCAGCGCCTCGGGAGCGTGGCTCATCGCGACGGGAGAGGACCTCCGCTACCGGGAGACGGAGGCGGCCCCGACGCGGCTGCGCACCCGGCTGATCAACTCCTATGTCGACCGCGTCGTCGCCACGGCCAACGTGAACCCACGCGTCTGCGCGAGCCTGCTCGAGGTCATCGCGCTCTCGTCACCGCCGGCCTCGTTGTTCTCCCCGGCCGTGCTCGCCAGGGTCACCGCGAACCGCCTTCGTTCCCCCTGA
- a CDS encoding ABC transporter ATP-binding protein: MRSSPRYRVIRMLASAAPGLLAAALVFMIVEALLPNLVLIAMGRTVGDIPAALAPGLGSPAGHRMLLQLVVAGALYAVSLLRGPAEDALNAMVQGRMSVVSRRRLVEAVSAPAGIAHLEDPAVLDRLSSAQGELLNHEPSGAAMTLIGRAGDRLSGVLACAVLATFHWWLGLGVLAMWLVLRRPLRELVRSRVGTFRRATEALRRSWYFGGLAWRPAPAKEVRVFGLGDWLVGNHRSLYAEAMRPSWTEIERLNRRIALLSAAVLAAYATSTATLGWAAYHHTITLGALVVMLTMLPASMQAGSVNATDFALESMLSSVPDLDALTAEPTAEPATGDAPVAEPPRGDITFEAVSFRYPGTGHDVLGGLDLVLEAGRSTAVVGVNGAGKTTLVTLLARLRDPTAGRILVDGVPLADLPARAWQRQVAVVYQDFTRFPLTARENVALDLLGEPVDQETLMRVARRAGAADLMAGLRDGWETVLSAQYEGGQDLSGGQWQRVALARALYAVERGARILVLDEPTAQLDVRAEARFYDRFLEITGGVTSVVISHRFSTVRRADRIAVLDGGRVTELGDHEELVRAGGTYAEMFELQVSRFGPKEERR, translated from the coding sequence GTGAGGTCGTCGCCGCGCTACCGCGTGATCCGCATGCTGGCCTCGGCCGCCCCCGGCCTGCTGGCCGCCGCCCTGGTCTTCATGATCGTCGAGGCCCTGCTCCCCAACCTCGTCCTCATCGCGATGGGCCGGACCGTCGGCGACATCCCGGCGGCACTGGCCCCGGGACTCGGCTCCCCCGCCGGGCACCGGATGCTCCTGCAGCTCGTCGTCGCCGGCGCCCTGTACGCGGTCTCGCTGCTCCGCGGGCCTGCGGAGGACGCCCTGAACGCCATGGTGCAGGGGCGGATGTCCGTCGTGTCGCGGCGACGGCTGGTCGAGGCGGTGTCGGCCCCCGCCGGGATCGCCCACCTGGAGGACCCCGCCGTACTCGACCGGCTGTCCTCGGCCCAGGGCGAGCTGTTGAACCACGAACCCTCCGGCGCAGCGATGACGCTGATCGGCCGGGCCGGCGACCGCCTCTCCGGCGTCCTGGCGTGCGCGGTGCTGGCCACGTTCCACTGGTGGCTGGGGCTCGGCGTCCTGGCGATGTGGCTGGTGCTGCGGCGGCCGCTCAGGGAGCTCGTACGGTCCCGAGTCGGCACGTTCCGGCGTGCGACGGAGGCGTTGCGGCGCAGCTGGTACTTCGGCGGCCTCGCCTGGCGGCCGGCCCCCGCCAAGGAGGTGCGCGTCTTCGGCCTCGGCGACTGGCTCGTCGGCAACCACCGGAGCCTGTACGCCGAGGCGATGCGCCCCTCCTGGACCGAGATCGAGCGGCTGAACCGCAGGATCGCGCTGCTCAGCGCGGCTGTCCTGGCGGCGTACGCGACGAGCACCGCGACCCTCGGCTGGGCGGCGTACCACCACACGATCACGCTCGGCGCGCTGGTCGTCATGCTGACGATGCTGCCCGCGAGCATGCAGGCCGGCAGCGTGAACGCGACCGACTTCGCGCTGGAGAGCATGCTGTCCTCGGTGCCGGACCTCGACGCGCTCACCGCCGAGCCGACCGCCGAGCCGGCCACTGGCGACGCCCCCGTGGCGGAGCCGCCGCGGGGCGACATCACGTTCGAGGCCGTCTCGTTCCGCTACCCGGGCACCGGCCACGACGTGCTCGGCGGCCTCGACCTCGTCCTCGAGGCCGGCCGGTCGACCGCGGTCGTCGGTGTGAACGGCGCGGGCAAGACGACACTCGTCACCCTGCTCGCCCGGCTGCGCGACCCGACCGCGGGACGGATCCTCGTCGACGGCGTGCCCCTCGCGGACCTCCCGGCGCGCGCATGGCAGCGGCAGGTGGCCGTGGTCTACCAGGACTTCACGCGCTTCCCCCTGACGGCCCGCGAGAACGTCGCACTCGACCTCCTCGGCGAACCCGTGGACCAGGAGACCCTCATGCGCGTCGCGCGCAGGGCCGGCGCGGCCGACCTGATGGCGGGGCTGCGGGACGGGTGGGAGACGGTGCTGTCCGCGCAGTACGAGGGCGGGCAGGACCTGTCCGGCGGCCAGTGGCAACGCGTCGCACTGGCCCGCGCGCTGTACGCGGTCGAGCGCGGCGCACGGATCCTCGTGCTCGACGAGCCCACCGCGCAGCTCGACGTACGAGCCGAGGCGAGGTTCTACGACCGCTTCCTCGAGATCACCGGCGGCGTGACGAGTGTGGTGATCTCACACCGGTTCTCCACCGTACGGCGCGCCGACCGGATCGCGGTGCTCGACGGCGGGCGCGTCACCGAGCTCGGCGACCACGAGGAGCTGGTGCGGGCCGGCGGCACGTACGCGGAGATGTTCGAGCTCCAGGTCTCCAGGTTCGGCCCGAAGGAGGAACGCCGATGA
- a CDS encoding MarR family winged helix-turn-helix transcriptional regulator, producing the protein MDDLPEAAVRAFEGATGLAQRMRAERPRDGTTLSMISALSHLDREGAMTAGRLAALQRAKPQTLTRTLARLEERGWIERGSTDADRRQVLIRLTERGGNRLYDDMRSRAVWLSRAMETLSPTEREVLRLAGTLMSELATWDDIGGDEP; encoded by the coding sequence ATGGACGACCTTCCCGAGGCGGCCGTCAGGGCGTTCGAAGGCGCGACCGGCCTCGCCCAGCGGATGCGGGCCGAGCGGCCGCGCGACGGCACGACGCTTTCCATGATCAGCGCGCTGAGCCACCTGGACCGCGAGGGCGCGATGACGGCCGGCCGTCTCGCCGCCCTCCAGCGCGCCAAGCCGCAGACGCTCACGCGTACGCTCGCCCGGCTGGAGGAACGCGGCTGGATCGAGCGCGGCTCGACCGACGCGGACCGGCGCCAGGTGCTGATCCGCCTCACCGAGCGGGGCGGCAACCGCCTTTATGACGACATGCGGTCGCGCGCCGTCTGGCTGTCCCGCGCCATGGAGACGCTGTCGCCGACCGAGCGCGAGGTCCTGCGGCTGGCCGGGACGCTCATGTCGGAGCTGGCCACCTGGGACGACATCGGCGGGGACGAGCCGTGA
- a CDS encoding four-helix bundle copper-binding protein, which yields MNYGGKINADMQKTIDACIESYGCCEQTITHCLQQGNQYADMAMMGPLMDCVDVARTCADMVMRQSPHAVEIAAICARVAEMCAEACMTMNSDPVMKRCAGICRTCAEACRSMAGVRA from the coding sequence GTGAACTACGGCGGAAAGATCAACGCGGATATGCAGAAGACCATCGACGCCTGCATCGAGAGCTATGGCTGTTGCGAGCAGACGATCACGCACTGCCTGCAGCAGGGCAACCAGTACGCGGACATGGCGATGATGGGCCCGCTGATGGACTGCGTCGACGTCGCGCGTACGTGCGCGGACATGGTGATGCGCCAGTCGCCGCACGCGGTCGAGATCGCCGCCATCTGCGCGCGCGTGGCCGAGATGTGCGCCGAGGCGTGCATGACGATGAACAGCGACCCGGTGATGAAGCGCTGCGCCGGGATCTGCCGGACGTGCGCCGAGGCGTGCCGGAGCATGGCCGGCGTGCGGGCCTGA